A section of the Mesorhizobium loti genome encodes:
- a CDS encoding ABC transporter permease, with the protein MIPERLKDRVVDVFLVGTMALLILFFYVPILTLVVFSFTDSRVLTFPIEGFSLEWYGELFRKPDFLPAVANSAIVAAVSTVFATVLGSAGAVAWIRYRFRFQNVFRAVSFLPLLFPQLLLGVVMLLWFSVLGNWLGFSTGLATVIIGHIVYITPFALVIVAVQVYGFDETLEDAARDAGATGWEVFREITFPLLWPGILSAATFAFLLSWGNFYVSYSLAGTARTLPIFVYSGIAVGSSPIYPALATLNFIPALILVFLVDFLRRRALKRQKLATA; encoded by the coding sequence ATGATCCCGGAACGCCTGAAGGACAGGGTTGTCGACGTTTTCCTCGTCGGCACCATGGCTCTGCTGATCCTGTTCTTCTACGTGCCGATCCTCACGCTGGTCGTGTTTTCCTTCACCGACAGCCGCGTGCTGACCTTCCCGATCGAAGGTTTCTCGCTCGAATGGTATGGCGAACTGTTCCGCAAGCCCGACTTCCTGCCGGCGGTCGCGAATTCCGCGATCGTCGCGGCGGTCTCGACGGTCTTTGCCACGGTGCTCGGCTCGGCCGGCGCGGTGGCGTGGATCCGCTATCGCTTCCGCTTCCAGAACGTCTTCCGAGCCGTCAGCTTCCTGCCGTTGCTGTTCCCGCAACTGCTGCTCGGCGTGGTGATGCTGTTGTGGTTTTCGGTGCTCGGCAACTGGCTGGGCTTTTCGACCGGACTGGCGACGGTGATCATCGGCCATATCGTCTACATCACACCTTTCGCGCTGGTGATCGTGGCCGTGCAGGTCTACGGCTTCGACGAAACGCTGGAGGATGCCGCGCGCGATGCCGGCGCCACCGGCTGGGAAGTCTTCCGCGAAATCACTTTCCCGCTGTTGTGGCCCGGCATTCTCTCCGCCGCGACCTTCGCCTTTCTCCTTTCCTGGGGAAATTTCTACGTCTCCTATTCGCTGGCAGGCACGGCGCGCACGCTGCCGATCTTCGTCTACAGCGGCATCGCCGTCGGCTCCTCGCCGATCTATCCGGCGCTCGCCACGCTCAACTTCATCCCGGCCCTGATCCTGGTTTTCCTGGTCGACTTCCTGCGACGCCGGGCGCTCAAACGACAGAAGCTGGCGACAGCCTGA
- a CDS encoding alpha/beta hydrolase, translating to MPLKKILTVVLALLAAGCAGPQTQELLGSAIVAAPVTEIAGNHSIFIATTRKKSDDPNKVFDGERSATLNYARVNVTVPGLHKTGQIERRSRGKSDDPAKYFMASEVVGYDAQPKFSSALNADIAARGGRVMVFVHGYNTGFDDAVYRLTQIVHDSGYPGTPVLFSWASGAKTTDYVYDKESASAARDQLEVTLRMLQQSGARRIDIVAHSMGTWVTMETLRQMAISGDRDLGGKLGDVVLASPDIDVDVFKSQMRRYGKPDKPFILLLSDDDRALRLSGLIAGSRPRVGDYKDAADLASYGVTVVDLSKVKGSDSFNHTKFADNPALVKMIGQRLREDDGFASDRDVTDRISLLGQ from the coding sequence GTGCCTTTGAAGAAGATACTTACCGTTGTTCTCGCCTTGCTCGCCGCCGGCTGCGCCGGCCCGCAAACGCAGGAATTGCTTGGCAGCGCCATCGTCGCCGCGCCGGTGACCGAAATCGCCGGCAACCACTCCATCTTCATTGCCACGACGCGCAAGAAATCCGATGATCCCAACAAGGTTTTCGACGGTGAGCGCTCGGCGACGCTGAACTATGCGCGCGTGAATGTCACCGTCCCAGGCCTCCACAAGACTGGTCAGATCGAACGGCGCTCACGCGGCAAATCGGATGATCCGGCCAAATATTTCATGGCTTCCGAGGTCGTCGGCTACGATGCGCAGCCGAAATTCTCCAGCGCGCTCAACGCCGATATCGCGGCGCGCGGCGGCCGCGTCATGGTTTTCGTGCATGGCTACAACACCGGCTTCGACGACGCGGTCTATCGCCTGACCCAGATCGTCCACGATTCCGGCTATCCGGGCACGCCGGTGCTGTTTTCCTGGGCCTCGGGCGCAAAGACCACCGATTATGTCTATGACAAGGAAAGTGCCAGCGCCGCACGCGACCAGCTCGAAGTGACATTGCGCATGCTGCAGCAGTCCGGCGCGCGGCGCATCGATATTGTCGCGCATTCGATGGGAACCTGGGTGACCATGGAAACGCTGCGTCAGATGGCCATCAGCGGCGACCGCGATCTCGGCGGCAAGCTCGGCGACGTGGTGCTTGCCTCGCCCGACATCGATGTCGATGTGTTCAAGAGCCAGATGCGCCGCTACGGCAAGCCCGACAAGCCGTTCATCCTGCTGTTGTCCGACGACGACCGCGCGCTGAGACTCTCCGGCCTGATCGCCGGTTCGCGGCCGCGCGTCGGCGATTACAAGGATGCCGCCGATCTTGCCTCCTATGGCGTGACGGTCGTCGATCTCTCCAAGGTCAAAGGCAGCGACAGCTTCAACCATACGAAATTCGCCGACAATCCGGCGCTGGTGAAGATGATCGGCCAGCGGCTGCGCGAGGATGACGGCTTTGCCAGCGACCGGGACGTGACCGACCGCATCAGCCTGCTCGGGCAATAG
- a CDS encoding ABC transporter ATP-binding protein: MTTAIINAPIINASGIVKDYGSMRALHGVSLDIGAGEFMALVGPSGCGKTTLLKILAGFEDPTAGVLEIQGQNMQGVPAAKRPTRMVFQKLALFPHKTVSDNIGFPLKLQKVAKAEMDQRISAMLDLMHLKREYLTRYPVQLSGGEQQRVALARALISRPSVLLLDEPMSALDAKLKKSLQAELKKLHRELGTSFVLVTHDLEEAMMLADRICVMRAGEVVQLGTPSDIYYRPANMFVAGFIGETNFLPVAVSRDGGDAKVTSPLVGDNAAVIAGEQISLFLGSAATALLVRPETIRFVTGAAEPGEWVLNGTVEEYFIKGSSTQYRVRVPGLDKAVVMDLAGSLDLPAKVSDSVRIGFHPTRSFLLSE; this comes from the coding sequence TTGACAACCGCAATCATCAATGCGCCAATCATCAATGCGTCTGGCATCGTCAAGGACTACGGCTCCATGCGAGCCTTGCATGGCGTGTCCCTCGACATCGGCGCGGGCGAATTCATGGCGCTTGTCGGCCCTTCCGGTTGCGGCAAGACCACGCTGCTGAAGATCCTTGCCGGTTTCGAGGACCCGACCGCCGGCGTGCTGGAAATCCAGGGCCAGAACATGCAGGGCGTGCCGGCCGCGAAGCGGCCGACGCGCATGGTCTTCCAGAAGCTGGCGCTGTTTCCGCACAAGACCGTGTCGGACAATATCGGCTTTCCACTCAAGCTGCAGAAGGTGGCGAAGGCCGAGATGGACCAGCGCATATCAGCCATGCTCGACCTCATGCACCTTAAGCGCGAGTATCTGACACGCTATCCCGTCCAGCTTTCCGGCGGCGAACAGCAGCGCGTCGCGCTCGCCCGCGCTCTGATCTCGCGCCCGAGCGTGCTTCTGCTCGACGAGCCGATGAGCGCGCTCGACGCGAAGCTGAAGAAATCGCTGCAGGCCGAGCTGAAGAAGCTGCATCGCGAACTCGGCACCAGCTTCGTCCTCGTTACCCACGATTTGGAAGAAGCCATGATGCTTGCCGACCGTATCTGCGTCATGCGCGCCGGCGAGGTCGTGCAACTGGGCACGCCGTCGGATATCTACTACCGTCCGGCCAACATGTTCGTCGCCGGCTTCATCGGCGAAACCAATTTCTTGCCGGTGGCCGTCTCGCGCGACGGCGGCGACGCAAAGGTTACTTCGCCGCTGGTCGGTGACAACGCAGCCGTGATCGCCGGGGAGCAGATTTCTCTCTTCCTGGGCAGTGCGGCGACAGCCCTGCTGGTTCGTCCCGAGACCATCCGTTTCGTCACCGGCGCGGCTGAACCAGGCGAATGGGTGCTGAACGGCACTGTCGAGGAGTATTTCATCAAGGGTTCGTCGACGCAGTATCGCGTGCGCGTCCCCGGCCTGGACAAGGCCGTGGTCATGGATCTCGCCGGCTCGCTTGATCTGCCGGCCAAGGTCTCCGACAGCGTCAGGATCGGCTTTCATCCGACCCGCAGCTTCCTGCTTTCGGAGTGA
- a CDS encoding outer membrane protein — protein MYRLLVASAGLLAALSMPAFAADPTVDVPMTAPGFDWTGYYAGLQAGYGWGQSDISGTEGEPFSVSPDIDGGFVGGHVAGLWQFDQAVIGAEADLNYSAVDGATEAGAGNNFGTDIKWFGSVNAKAGYAMDRVLVYGIGGIAFAGVETSQASGSAFSQTRTNVGWTVGAGVDYALTDKFVVGAQYRYYDFGSEHYDGSADFVGRDQDTKLNTVGINLSYKF, from the coding sequence ATGTATCGCCTATTGGTCGCAAGCGCCGGTCTTCTTGCCGCCCTGTCCATGCCGGCTTTCGCGGCCGACCCGACAGTCGACGTGCCGATGACCGCGCCAGGCTTCGACTGGACCGGATACTACGCCGGCCTGCAGGCAGGCTATGGCTGGGGCCAATCCGACATCTCAGGAACGGAGGGCGAGCCGTTTTCCGTCTCGCCTGACATCGATGGCGGTTTCGTCGGCGGGCACGTCGCGGGGCTTTGGCAGTTCGACCAGGCGGTGATCGGCGCGGAAGCCGACCTCAACTATTCCGCCGTCGACGGCGCGACCGAAGCGGGGGCAGGAAACAATTTCGGCACCGACATCAAGTGGTTCGGGTCGGTCAACGCCAAGGCTGGCTACGCCATGGACAGGGTGCTGGTCTACGGCATAGGCGGCATCGCCTTTGCCGGTGTCGAAACCTCGCAAGCGTCGGGCTCCGCCTTCTCCCAGACACGCACGAATGTCGGCTGGACCGTAGGTGCCGGCGTCGACTATGCGCTGACCGACAAGTTCGTCGTCGGCGCGCAGTATCGCTATTATGATTTCGGTTCCGAGCACTATGATGGATCCGCCGATTTCGTCGGCCGCGACCAGGATACGAAGCTGAACACCGTCGGGATCAATCTCAGCTACAAGTTCTGA
- a CDS encoding alpha/beta hydrolase — MTLRLKSFVVALALAVAGCAGQNTHDLLNKTTVTVPASDIAATHEIFVATTRQQATKDPRQVFDGDRSLTTSYARVDVTVPKVHQVGAIERAKGSANSNPAKQFTATNVVHYGDGPQFAKAVGADIAMRGDRALVFVHGFNNGFDDGIYRLTQIAHDTKYPGTPVLFSWASSAKTTGYIYDKDSANAARDDLEATLRMLAKTRVKSIDIIAHSMGTWLTMEALRQLAITGDRDLDGKLGYVVLASPDIDVDVFKKQMIRYGKPNKPFAVLLSGDDRALKLSSLISGDKPRVGDYGNAADLASYGVSVVDLTKAKGGDGGLNHAKFADNPILVQLLGDRLRTPAGLASDEPDPAQLNNLGQGLGKAVGSVAEVVITTPFKVLTIVTGG, encoded by the coding sequence TTGACCTTGCGCTTGAAGAGTTTCGTCGTCGCCTTGGCGCTCGCCGTTGCCGGCTGTGCTGGCCAGAACACGCATGATCTGCTCAACAAGACGACGGTCACGGTTCCCGCCTCCGACATCGCGGCCACCCACGAGATCTTTGTCGCCACCACCCGCCAGCAGGCGACCAAGGATCCACGGCAGGTGTTCGACGGCGATCGCTCGTTGACCACCAGCTACGCCCGTGTCGATGTCACCGTGCCGAAGGTCCACCAGGTCGGAGCCATCGAGCGGGCCAAGGGCTCGGCCAACTCAAACCCGGCCAAGCAATTCACCGCCACCAATGTCGTCCACTATGGCGATGGCCCGCAATTCGCCAAGGCGGTCGGCGCCGACATCGCCATGCGCGGCGATCGCGCACTGGTGTTCGTGCACGGCTTCAACAACGGCTTCGACGATGGCATCTACCGGCTGACGCAGATCGCCCACGACACGAAGTATCCCGGCACGCCGGTTCTGTTCTCCTGGGCGTCGAGCGCCAAGACGACGGGCTATATCTACGACAAAGACAGCGCCAACGCCGCCCGCGACGACCTCGAGGCGACGCTGAGGATGCTCGCCAAGACGCGGGTCAAGAGCATCGACATCATCGCCCATTCAATGGGAACCTGGCTGACCATGGAGGCACTGCGCCAGCTCGCCATCACCGGCGACCGCGATCTCGACGGCAAGCTCGGCTATGTCGTCCTGGCTTCGCCCGACATCGATGTCGACGTGTTCAAGAAGCAGATGATACGCTACGGCAAGCCGAACAAGCCGTTTGCCGTGCTGCTTTCAGGCGATGACCGGGCGCTCAAATTGTCTTCACTTATCTCTGGCGACAAGCCGCGTGTCGGCGACTATGGCAATGCGGCCGACCTCGCCAGCTATGGCGTCTCCGTTGTCGACCTGACCAAGGCCAAGGGCGGCGACGGTGGCCTCAACCACGCGAAATTCGCCGACAATCCGATCCTGGTGCAGTTGCTCGGCGACCGGCTGCGCACCCCTGCCGGCCTCGCCTCCGACGAGCCCGACCCGGCACAGCTCAACAATCTCGGCCAGGGCCTCGGCAAGGCCGTCGGTTCAGTCGCCGAGGTCGTCATCACCACGCCGTTCAAGGTGCTGACCATCGTCACCGGCGGGTGA
- the ade gene encoding adenine deaminase: MAKKPAAHATKPKPWTEMATHLVDVAMGRKPADLVIRNGRWVNVHSGEIIAGTDIAIAGGRFAYCGPNASHAIGQGTKVVDAGGRYLVPGLCDAHMHVESGMVTVTEFCRAVIPHGTTSMFIDPHEIANVLGLPGVRLMHDEAVAMPINVHVQMPSCVPSAPGLEHAGAELTVADVAEAMTWENIIGLGEVMNFPGVAANDPVMSGEIAATVHAGKTVGGHYASRDLGLPFHGYVAGGPEDDHEGTRAEDAIARVRQGMKAMLRLGSAWYDVASQIKAVTESGIDPRNFILCTDDSHSGTLVHEGHMDRVVRHAISQGLKPVTAIQMATINTAQHFRLEREIGSIAPGRLGDLLIVSDLAAMTIDEVYARGVRLAKGGKLKIDIPAYDYPKTAKNTVKLGKKLKAGDFDIAAPKGANEVRVRVIGVIENQAPTRALEADLPVEDGLVAMDRRNDVCQIALVERHRGTGGVTNAFVSGFGYMSDCAMASSVAHDAHHIICVGTNKQDMALAVNRLGEVGGGVVLFSKGKELALVEMPIAGLMSDERAEIVAAKAEKLTEAMRKMGCSLNNAYMQHSLLALVVIPELRISDVGLIDVTTFRKIDLFV; the protein is encoded by the coding sequence ATGGCAAAGAAGCCGGCGGCGCATGCGACGAAACCCAAGCCCTGGACCGAGATGGCGACGCATCTGGTCGACGTTGCCATGGGGCGCAAGCCCGCCGACCTCGTCATCCGCAACGGCCGCTGGGTGAACGTTCACTCGGGCGAGATCATCGCCGGCACCGACATCGCCATCGCCGGCGGCCGTTTCGCCTATTGTGGGCCGAATGCCAGCCACGCCATCGGCCAAGGCACCAAGGTGGTCGATGCCGGCGGGCGCTATCTGGTACCCGGCCTCTGCGACGCGCACATGCATGTCGAGAGCGGCATGGTGACGGTGACCGAATTCTGCCGCGCCGTCATCCCGCACGGCACGACGTCGATGTTCATCGATCCGCACGAGATCGCCAATGTGCTCGGCTTGCCCGGCGTGCGGCTGATGCATGACGAGGCGGTGGCGATGCCCATCAACGTGCATGTGCAGATGCCGTCCTGCGTGCCTTCGGCGCCCGGGCTGGAGCACGCCGGCGCCGAGTTGACGGTGGCTGATGTCGCGGAAGCGATGACCTGGGAAAACATTATCGGGCTCGGCGAGGTGATGAATTTTCCGGGTGTCGCCGCCAACGATCCGGTCATGTCGGGTGAGATCGCGGCGACGGTCCATGCGGGCAAGACGGTCGGCGGCCACTATGCGTCGCGCGATCTTGGCCTCCCGTTCCACGGCTATGTCGCCGGCGGACCCGAGGACGATCACGAGGGCACGCGCGCCGAGGACGCTATCGCCCGCGTGCGCCAGGGCATGAAGGCCATGCTGCGGCTGGGCTCGGCCTGGTACGACGTCGCCTCCCAGATCAAGGCGGTGACGGAGAGCGGCATCGATCCGCGTAACTTCATCCTGTGCACCGACGACAGCCACTCAGGCACGCTGGTGCACGAAGGTCACATGGATCGGGTGGTGCGCCACGCCATCAGCCAGGGGCTGAAGCCGGTGACGGCGATCCAGATGGCGACGATCAACACCGCCCAGCATTTCCGGCTGGAACGTGAGATCGGTTCGATCGCGCCGGGGCGGTTGGGCGACCTGCTGATTGTCTCCGATCTCGCGGCAATGACCATCGACGAGGTCTATGCGCGCGGCGTCAGGCTGGCCAAGGGCGGCAAGCTCAAGATCGACATTCCGGCTTACGACTACCCGAAGACGGCGAAGAACACCGTCAAGTTGGGCAAGAAGCTGAAGGCCGGCGATTTCGACATCGCGGCTCCCAAGGGTGCCAACGAGGTGCGGGTGCGGGTCATCGGCGTCATCGAGAACCAGGCGCCGACTCGGGCGCTGGAAGCGGATCTACCGGTCGAGGACGGGCTGGTCGCCATGGATCGCCGCAACGATGTCTGCCAGATCGCGCTCGTCGAGCGCCACAGGGGCACGGGCGGTGTCACCAACGCCTTCGTCTCCGGGTTCGGCTATATGAGCGATTGCGCCATGGCCTCGAGCGTGGCGCATGACGCCCATCACATCATCTGCGTCGGCACCAACAAGCAGGACATGGCGCTGGCGGTCAACCGGCTGGGCGAAGTCGGCGGCGGCGTCGTGTTGTTTTCCAAGGGCAAGGAACTGGCGCTGGTCGAAATGCCGATCGCCGGGCTGATGTCGGACGAGCGCGCCGAGATCGTCGCCGCCAAGGCGGAGAAACTGACCGAGGCAATGCGAAAGATGGGCTGTTCCCTGAACAACGCCTACATGCAGCATTCGCTTTTGGCGCTGGTGGTCATCCCGGAACTCAGGATTTCCGATGTCGGCCTGATCGACGTAACGACCTTCCGGAAGATCGACCTGTTCGTCTGA
- a CDS encoding ABC transporter permease, protein MRTDSKRWDDPVLVAAVAPLAIVMLLFFIIPLLMTVVLSFQTTQFYRLSWTWDLKVWTEVFSKPHYWTIMARTVVMALVCVVVCVLIAFPAAYALATRLRAYNAQIQILIIFAFLTDAVLKTFGWILVLDKSGVANWLLAHLGLGPEALNLLFTPTGTMIGMVYGLVVYPMFTIYLSLARIDRDLVLAAYDSGASRLRAFFEVTLPLARPGLYCGAVLVFVLSLGAFLEPKVLGGGTAPLASELIRQSFETRVNWPLGAALTLVLIVIGALSLSLAAFILMRGSANHERSVR, encoded by the coding sequence GTGCGGACCGATAGCAAGCGCTGGGATGATCCGGTTCTCGTGGCTGCGGTGGCGCCGCTCGCGATCGTGATGCTGCTGTTCTTCATCATTCCGTTGCTCATGACGGTGGTGCTGTCGTTCCAGACGACGCAGTTCTATCGCCTGTCCTGGACCTGGGACCTCAAGGTCTGGACCGAAGTGTTCTCCAAGCCGCATTACTGGACCATCATGGCGCGAACCGTCGTCATGGCCTTGGTGTGCGTGGTCGTGTGCGTGCTCATCGCCTTTCCCGCCGCCTACGCGCTGGCGACGCGGCTCAGGGCCTATAATGCGCAGATCCAGATCCTGATCATCTTCGCCTTCCTGACCGACGCGGTGCTGAAAACTTTCGGCTGGATCCTCGTGCTCGACAAGAGCGGCGTCGCCAACTGGCTGCTGGCGCATCTCGGCCTCGGCCCGGAAGCGCTCAATCTCCTGTTCACGCCGACCGGCACGATGATCGGCATGGTCTATGGCCTCGTCGTCTATCCGATGTTCACCATCTATTTGTCGCTGGCACGCATCGACCGAGACCTGGTGCTGGCCGCCTATGATTCCGGCGCATCGCGGCTGCGCGCATTCTTCGAAGTGACGCTGCCGCTTGCCCGTCCCGGGCTCTATTGCGGCGCCGTGCTTGTCTTCGTTCTCAGCCTCGGCGCCTTCCTCGAACCGAAGGTGCTCGGCGGCGGCACCGCGCCGCTGGCTTCCGAGCTGATCCGCCAAAGCTTCGAGACGCGGGTCAACTGGCCGCTCGGTGCGGCGCTGACGCTGGTGCTGATCGTCATCGGCGCCCTGTCGCTGTCGCTCGCCGCCTTTATCCTGATGCGCGGGTCGGCCAACCACGAAAGGTCTGTCCGATGA
- a CDS encoding NUDIX domain-containing protein: protein MEDRIRIRSEEILSDDWAVLKKTVLDYRRRDGQWETQVRQTYDRGDGAVILPYDPQRSTVLLVRQFRYPAYVTGHREPLIEACAGLLDENDPETAIRKEAEEELGYRLQHVERLFSPYMSPGSVTERLWFFVARYSPADRISAGGGAPEEGEDIEVLEMPLDEALAGIADGRIVDAKTIILIQYLKLNPILA from the coding sequence ATGGAAGACCGCATCCGCATCCGTTCGGAAGAAATCCTCTCCGACGACTGGGCTGTCCTGAAGAAGACCGTCCTCGATTACCGCCGGCGCGACGGCCAATGGGAGACGCAGGTCCGACAGACTTATGATCGCGGCGATGGCGCGGTCATTTTGCCATACGACCCTCAGCGCTCGACGGTGCTCCTGGTGCGCCAGTTCCGCTATCCCGCCTACGTGACCGGTCACCGCGAACCGCTGATCGAGGCCTGTGCCGGGCTGCTCGATGAAAACGATCCCGAGACCGCCATCCGCAAGGAGGCCGAGGAAGAACTCGGCTACCGGCTGCAACATGTGGAACGGCTGTTCTCGCCTTACATGAGCCCGGGCAGCGTCACCGAGCGGCTCTGGTTCTTCGTCGCGCGCTATTCGCCCGCCGACCGAATCTCGGCCGGCGGCGGCGCGCCGGAGGAGGGGGAGGACATCGAGGTTCTGGAAATGCCGCTCGACGAGGCGCTGGCCGGCATCGCCGACGGCCGCATCGTCGATGCCAAGACGATTATTCTGATCCAGTATCTGAAGCTGAACCCGATCCTTGCCTGA
- a CDS encoding NADH:flavin oxidoreductase/NADH oxidase, with protein MTTSLFQPITLDGLAFPNRIAVAPMCQYSAEDGCASDWHLYHWMNLAMSGAGMVTVEMTDVERRGRISHGCLGLYSDDNEAAARRALDAARRVAAPGTKFGTQLAHAGRKASNRKPWEGGGPLQPNEDPWQTVSASAIAYDTGWNVPRALDEEEILQLIERFAQAARRAARAGFDFIELHAAHGYLIFQFLSPLSNQRTDRWGGSLENRMRLVVEIARAVKKAVPKLMLGARLSVKDWVDGGFEVEDAIEVAKALKAEGVAYLCCSSGGNSPLQKLPTGPGYQVHLAEAVRKGAGIPTRAVGLIDDPKQAEAILAEGRADMVALARAFLADPRWGWRAAATFSEKIHPAPQLARSVTTMEHWMKAAG; from the coding sequence ATGACAACATCGCTTTTCCAGCCGATCACGCTCGACGGCCTCGCCTTCCCCAACCGTATCGCTGTCGCTCCGATGTGCCAGTATTCCGCCGAGGACGGCTGCGCCAGCGACTGGCATCTTTACCATTGGATGAACCTGGCCATGTCGGGCGCTGGCATGGTCACGGTGGAGATGACCGATGTCGAGCGGCGCGGGCGCATTTCACATGGCTGCCTGGGTCTCTATTCCGACGACAATGAAGCCGCCGCCCGTCGTGCCCTGGACGCCGCAAGGCGCGTGGCCGCCCCAGGCACGAAATTCGGCACGCAGCTGGCGCATGCCGGCCGCAAGGCCTCGAACCGCAAGCCTTGGGAGGGCGGCGGGCCGCTGCAGCCAAACGAGGATCCGTGGCAGACCGTCTCGGCCTCGGCCATCGCCTATGACACCGGTTGGAATGTGCCGCGCGCGCTGGATGAGGAAGAGATCCTGCAGCTCATCGAACGATTCGCTCAAGCCGCAAGGCGGGCCGCACGCGCCGGCTTCGACTTCATCGAACTGCATGCCGCGCATGGCTACCTGATCTTCCAGTTCCTCTCGCCATTGTCCAATCAACGCACCGACCGCTGGGGCGGTTCGCTGGAAAACCGGATGCGCCTTGTCGTCGAAATCGCCAGGGCGGTGAAGAAAGCGGTGCCGAAGCTGATGCTCGGCGCGCGGCTGTCGGTGAAGGACTGGGTCGATGGCGGCTTCGAAGTCGAGGATGCGATCGAGGTGGCGAAGGCACTGAAGGCGGAGGGCGTCGCCTATCTCTGCTGTTCCAGTGGCGGCAATTCGCCCTTGCAGAAATTGCCCACCGGCCCCGGTTACCAGGTGCACCTGGCGGAAGCCGTGCGCAAGGGTGCCGGCATCCCGACCCGCGCGGTCGGGCTGATCGACGATCCCAAACAGGCCGAGGCAATTCTCGCCGAGGGCCGCGCCGACATGGTGGCGCTGGCGCGCGCCTTCCTTGCCGATCCGCGCTGGGGATGGCGTGCGGCCGCCACATTCAGCGAAAAGATCCATCCGGCACCGCAGCTCGCCCGCTCGGTGACGACGATGGAACACTGGATGAAGGCGGCCGGCTGA
- a CDS encoding iron-containing alcohol dehydrogenase — protein sequence MTAFTPAVSGNWSFPTSVRFGNGRISELAGIVRELGARRPLVVTDDGLKALFPVQRTLEVLKASGLDAGFFHNVKPNPTGGNVADGVAILKQGQHDLVVAIGGGSALDAAKAIALMATQSIPMWDLEDIGDNWKRADTSHLVPVIAIPTTAGTGSELGRASVITNEAEKRKVIVFHPRMMPDVVLMDPELTTGLPAHITAATGMDALSHALEAYCAPSYHPMAEGIALNALRLIKTWLPVAVEDGQNIEARAQMLIASGMGCVALQKGLGAIHALAHPLGALHDTHHGLLNAVLMPYVVEFNAPVVEEKLGLLARFLDLPTHDSRAVLDWIIELRVRLNIPATLPGIGLTDIDEERVATMGESDPCAGGNPIKLDRDKLRAILRAAISG from the coding sequence ATGACCGCTTTCACCCCGGCCGTTTCCGGCAACTGGAGCTTCCCGACCTCAGTGCGCTTCGGCAATGGTCGGATCTCGGAACTTGCCGGCATCGTTCGCGAACTCGGCGCGAGGCGGCCGCTGGTCGTCACCGATGATGGCCTGAAGGCCCTCTTTCCGGTGCAGCGCACGCTCGAGGTGCTCAAGGCGAGCGGGTTGGATGCCGGCTTCTTCCACAACGTCAAGCCAAACCCGACCGGCGGCAATGTCGCCGACGGCGTGGCGATTCTGAAGCAGGGCCAGCACGACCTCGTCGTCGCCATCGGCGGCGGCAGCGCGCTCGATGCCGCCAAGGCGATCGCGCTGATGGCGACGCAATCCATCCCGATGTGGGATCTCGAGGATATCGGCGACAACTGGAAGCGTGCCGACACGTCCCACCTCGTTCCTGTTATCGCCATACCGACGACCGCCGGTACTGGCTCCGAGCTCGGCCGCGCCTCGGTCATTACCAACGAGGCCGAGAAGCGCAAGGTCATCGTCTTCCATCCGCGCATGATGCCGGATGTGGTGCTCATGGACCCGGAGCTGACCACCGGACTGCCCGCCCATATCACGGCGGCCACCGGTATGGACGCGCTCTCGCATGCGCTGGAAGCCTATTGCGCGCCGAGCTATCACCCCATGGCCGAAGGCATCGCGCTCAATGCCCTGAGGCTGATCAAGACCTGGCTTCCGGTCGCCGTGGAGGATGGGCAGAACATCGAAGCCCGTGCGCAGATGCTGATCGCGTCCGGCATGGGCTGCGTGGCCCTGCAGAAGGGCCTCGGCGCGATCCATGCGCTCGCCCATCCGCTCGGAGCCCTCCATGATACCCATCACGGCCTGCTCAACGCCGTGCTGATGCCCTATGTCGTCGAATTCAACGCCCCGGTGGTGGAAGAGAAGCTCGGCCTGCTTGCGCGCTTCCTCGACCTTCCGACGCACGATTCTCGCGCGGTCTTGGACTGGATCATCGAACTGCGGGTCCGATTGAACATCCCCGCCACGCTGCCGGGGATCGGGCTGACCGACATCGACGAGGAACGCGTCGCCACGATGGGCGAGAGCGACCCTTGTGCCGGCGGCAACCCGATCAAGCTTGACCGCGATAAACTGCGAGCCATCCTGCGGGCCGCCATATCAGGCTAA